From Halichoerus grypus chromosome 6, mHalGry1.hap1.1, whole genome shotgun sequence, one genomic window encodes:
- the LOC118529377 gene encoding olfactory receptor 6C6-like codes for MRNQSREIEFILLGQTDDPQLQIVIFIFLFLNYVLNVMGNLTIILLTLLDTSLKTPMYFFLRNFSFLEASLTTVCIPRYLISIVTKNKIISYNGCASQLFFFLLLEITEFYLLAAMSFDRYVAICKPLHYPIIMNNKVCYQLLFGSWTVGFLLSFPPLASGLTLDFCASREIDHFMCDTSPVLQLSCTDAHLLELLSFVLSLVNLMVTLLLLILSYTCIIKTILKLPSAQKRTKAFSTCSSHMIVVSLTYGSCIFNYIKPTAKERVTLSKGVTVIYTSVAPLLNPFIYTLRNQQVKQAFKDTLQKLNNKKDQTLNKI; via the exons ATGAGGAATCAGTCAAGAGAGATTGAGTTTATTCTCCTAGGACAGACCGATGACCCACAATTGcaaattgtgatttttatatttctctttctaaacTATGTGTTGAATGTGATGGGGAACTTAACCATCATCCTTCTTACATTGCTAGATACCAGCCTCAAGACTCCCATGTATTTTTTCCTCCGAAATTTCTCCTTCTTGGAAGCTTCACTGACAACAGTCTGTATTCCCAGATATCTGATAAGCATCgtgactaaaaacaaaataatttcctaCAATGGTTGTGCATCCCagttattctttttcctcttattaGAAATTACAGAATTTTACCTACTGGCCGCCATGTCTTTTGACCGTTACGTAGCAATCTGCAAACCCCTACATTATCCCATCATTATGAACAACAAAGTGTGTTACCAACTTCTATTCGGTTCATGGACAGTTGGCTTTCTGCTTTCGTTTCCACCATTGGCCTCCGGACTGACACTGGATTTCTGTGCTTCCAGAGAAATTGATCATTTCATGTGTGACACTTCCCCTGTGCTGCAGCTTTCCTGCACTGACGCTCATTTACTGGAATTGCTTTCCTTTGTCTTATCTCTTGTAAATCTCATGGTCACGTTGCTGTTACTGATTCTTTCTTACACATGTATTATCAAGACCATTCTAAAACTCCCCTCTGctcagaaaagaacaaaggctTTTTCTACTTGTTCTTCTCATATGATCGTAGTCTCCCTTACTTATGGTAGCTGTATCTTCAATTACATAAAGCCAACAGCAAAGGAAAGGGTGACTTTATCCAAAGGTGTAACTGTTATTTATACCTCGGTTGCCCCTTTATTAAATCCTTTCATTTACACTCTCAGAAACCAGCAAGTGAAACAAGCTTTCAAGGACAcactccaaa aacttaacaataaaaaagaccaAACACTCAACAAAATATAG